The region AGGCGTGTCGCCAACCCGGCCGGCGGCGCTGCTGTTGATCGATATCGACAACTTCAAAGGCGTCAACGATCTGCACGGTCATTCCGCCGGAGACCGGCTGCTGGTGGCCCTGAGCGAGATGATTCGTTCGCACCTGCCTGAAGGTGCGCTGGCGGCAAGACTAGGCGGTGACGAATTCGTGATTCTGCTGAGCAATACCTCAAAGCAGCGCATCGAAGAGCTGGGCAGCACCTTGCGAGAGCAGTTCCACAGCACCGCATCGCACGCCTTTGTAACCCCCTCTGCAGTGACCCTGAGCATTGGCGCGACCTTCTTCAACCAACCGCCAGCAAGCCTTGCGGCCCTGATCGAGCAAGGCGACGCCGCGCTTTACGAATCCAAGCGCGGCGGACGTGACAGCATTCGCCTGGTCGATCGCACCATTGTGAGTTCCGAGCCGCTGCCCCTGCCCACTCGTCAGTCTTCCTGAACCCGCCTAGCCGCTGTCGGTCGCTATTCAACAATGGCCTGTTTCCAGGCCGCTTGAATAGTAAGGAAGGCAGCGTGAGCGAGATCCGCATCGGCATATCCGGTTGGCGCTACAGCCCTTGGCGCAAGGACTTCTATCCCAAAGGGCTACGCCAAGCCGATGAACTGGCATTCGCCTCACGGGCGGTCAACAGTATCGAAATCAACGGCTCGTTCTACGCCCTGCAAACGCCGGAGCGCTATCGCCAGTGGCGTGAACAGACCCCTGACGACTTCGTGTTCTCGCTCAAGGCACCCCGTTACATTACCCATATGCGTCGCTTGAAAGAGGTCGAAGAGCCGCTGGCCAATTTCTTCGCCTCAGGTCCCCTGTTGTTGGGCGATAAACTCGGCCCCATCCTCTGGCAGTTTCCACCGAACATGAAGTTTGACGAACAACGCTTCGCCCACTTTCTCGACCTGCTACCCCGTGATCGTAAGGCCGCCAAAGCCTGCGCCCAACACTGCGCACAGCGACTCAGGGACAGTGGCGGCACCGACATCACTGGCAATGCAGCGTTGCGCTATGCCGTGGAAATTCGCCACGAGAGCTTTCTCTGCGACACATTCATCAAGCTCCTGCGCAAGCACAAAGTGGCATTGGTGGTCTCTGACAGCGCCGGAAAATGGCCATATGTGGAGGATCTGACCGCCGACTTCGTCTACCTGCGCCTGCACGGTGACGTCGAGCTCTACAGCAGCGGCTATACCGCCAGCGCCCTGCGCCGCTGGCGCTTGCGGATCCAGGCCTGGAGTCACGGCACGCAACCCGACGACGCCCGGCTGGCCACTGCCCTGGCCGCACCCAAGCGCGCAAAACGCGACATCTATTGCTATTTCGACAACGACCAAAAAGTTCATGCCCCGTACGACGCCCGGCGCTTGCTGGACAAACTCGGCCTGGATGGCGAACTGACTACCGAACCAGGGGTCCTGCCGGAGATGGCGGCACCGGGGCACCGGCACAATCCAAAGGAGAGCTACCATGCCACGCGGTGATAAAGACAAATATACCGACAAACAGAAGCGCAAGGCCGAGCACATCGAGGAAAGCTACGAAAACAAAGGTGTGTCCAAGGATGAGGCCGAGGCCCGCGCGTGGGCCACGGTCAACAAGCAGTCGGGCGGCGGTGAACGTAAGGGCGGCTCTGGACAAACCAAAAGTGCCAAAGCCAAGGCCAAGTCGCGAAAGTCCTCAGCGCAGCGTGCCGTCGCCACCAAGCACGGCGTGCCCCGGCCGGAGCAACACCTGGAAGACATGACCAAGGCCGAGCTGATGGACCGGGCCCGTAAGCAGAACATCGCGGGGCGCTCGACCATGCGCAAGGGCGAGTTGGTTAAGGCACTGTCATAGCGTTGGGTTTTGCGCTTTGCTCATTGGCTCTCGGGCTTGGGTGGCATAGCCGGGCTGTCGGGCGCCGGTGGGCTGCTCGGCTCGTCGGGCTTTTGCATCTGCAGGGATGGCTTGCTCTGGTCGGCATCCTTGGCCGGATGGTCGGGATCGCGGTCGAAACAGCCACCGAGCAGGGTCAGGCTGGCGAACAGACATAGCAATGGGGTGATACGCATGAGCTGTGCTCCTGATGATTTCGGAAATGTACGGCGCGGGACCGTACATAAGGTCGGAGTACGGCAAAAACCCGGGATTCACTCCACCGCGTAAAACCCTGACCAACGGTGGCTAAAGCTTACGGCCACTTGATCACCTGGGTCAGCACCACAGGCTGGCTCTCCTATGCTCATAGTTCACCTTCAGCGCGGTATGCATCCACCACATCAATGAGGAGCAACGAACATGGCATTCGTCACCACCCAAGATGGCGTTGAGATATTTTATAAAGACTGGGGCCCCCGCGACGCCCAGGTAATTTTCTTCCATCACGGCTGGCCCCTGAGTAGCGATGACTGGGACACCCAGATGCTGTTCTTCCTGGCACAGGGCTATCGCGTCATCGCCCACGACCGGCGCGGTCATGGGCGCTCCAGCCAGGTCTGGGACGGCCATGACATGGATCATTATGCCGACGACGTTGCTGCGGTGGTCGATCACTTGGGCGTACGCGGCGCGGCGCACGTCGGGCATTCCACCGGCGGTGGCGAAGTGGTGCACTACCTCGCCCGCCACGGCCAGGACCGCGCCAGCAAGGCGGCGATTCTCGGTGCGGTACCGCCATTGATGGTACAGACCGCGAGCAACCCGGGTGGCTTGCCCAAATCGGTGTTCGATGACCTGCAGGC is a window of Pseudomonas sp. DG56-2 DNA encoding:
- a CDS encoding DUF72 domain-containing protein, producing MSEIRIGISGWRYSPWRKDFYPKGLRQADELAFASRAVNSIEINGSFYALQTPERYRQWREQTPDDFVFSLKAPRYITHMRRLKEVEEPLANFFASGPLLLGDKLGPILWQFPPNMKFDEQRFAHFLDLLPRDRKAAKACAQHCAQRLRDSGGTDITGNAALRYAVEIRHESFLCDTFIKLLRKHKVALVVSDSAGKWPYVEDLTADFVYLRLHGDVELYSSGYTASALRRWRLRIQAWSHGTQPDDARLATALAAPKRAKRDIYCYFDNDQKVHAPYDARRLLDKLGLDGELTTEPGVLPEMAAPGHRHNPKESYHATR
- a CDS encoding Rho termination factor N-terminal domain-containing protein, translating into MPRGDKDKYTDKQKRKAEHIEESYENKGVSKDEAEARAWATVNKQSGGGERKGGSGQTKSAKAKAKSRKSSAQRAVATKHGVPRPEQHLEDMTKAELMDRARKQNIAGRSTMRKGELVKALS
- a CDS encoding alpha/beta fold hydrolase, with amino-acid sequence MAFVTTQDGVEIFYKDWGPRDAQVIFFHHGWPLSSDDWDTQMLFFLAQGYRVIAHDRRGHGRSSQVWDGHDMDHYADDVAAVVDHLGVRGAAHVGHSTGGGEVVHYLARHGQDRASKAAILGAVPPLMVQTASNPGGLPKSVFDDLQAQLAANRAQFYYHIPAGPFYGYNRPGAAPSQGVIWNWWRQGMMGCAKAHYDGIVAFSQTDFSEDLRSLSLPVLVMHGDDDQIVPYENSAVLSAKLLGNSTLKTYKGYPHGMPTTHAETINADLLAFLRS